In a genomic window of Sulfuriferula nivalis:
- the nifX gene encoding nitrogen fixation protein NifX: protein MKVAFATQDMQRVDAHFGWAKNIAVYDVRADGYDFVESFTFEGDLKEDGDEDKLAPKLAAIMDCAILYVAAIGGSGAARVVASKIHPIKVPQPEAIMDILEKLQEVVKGTPPPWLRKALLKDQERVMDFEDEVEND, encoded by the coding sequence ATGAAAGTCGCATTTGCTACACAAGACATGCAGCGCGTCGACGCCCACTTTGGCTGGGCAAAGAATATAGCGGTCTACGATGTCAGAGCCGATGGTTATGATTTTGTTGAATCGTTTACTTTTGAGGGTGACCTGAAAGAAGACGGTGACGAAGACAAACTGGCGCCGAAGCTGGCTGCGATTATGGATTGTGCCATTCTTTATGTCGCCGCTATTGGTGGCTCGGGTGCGGCGCGCGTGGTCGCCAGCAAGATACATCCGATCAAAGTGCCACAACCAGAAGCCATTATGGACATACTGGAAAAGTTACAAGAAGTTGTAAAAGGGACGCCGCCACCATGGCTGCGTAAAGCACTGCTCAAGGATCAGGAGCGGGTAATGGATTTTGAAGACGAGGTGGAAAATGACTGA
- a CDS encoding NifX-associated nitrogen fixation protein: MTEAAMIEAVVSPMSSGFVQELVKQWRAQDTNGVWEGKSDETLLAPYIITKEQRREMPIIGDPDPETLWRLELFYNAVGLSIERRSGVMVSPMMKMSHEGFGRLVLMAGRLIVVNKQLRDVHRFGFVSMESLAEEGEKFVTSGLDMINQFPAVAKYG; encoded by the coding sequence ATGACTGAAGCCGCAATGATAGAAGCTGTAGTGTCACCGATGAGTTCGGGTTTTGTGCAGGAGCTTGTGAAGCAATGGCGGGCACAGGATACCAATGGTGTATGGGAAGGAAAGTCCGATGAAACATTATTGGCACCTTACATTATTACCAAAGAACAGCGTCGGGAGATGCCTATTATTGGTGATCCTGATCCGGAGACTTTATGGCGTCTGGAGCTGTTTTATAACGCGGTCGGACTGTCTATAGAACGTCGTAGCGGCGTTATGGTTTCTCCCATGATGAAAATGTCGCATGAGGGTTTTGGTCGTCTGGTGTTGATGGCAGGCCGCTTGATAGTCGTCAACAAACAGTTGCGTGACGTGCATAGATTCGGCTTCGTGAGCATGGAAAGTCTGGCAGAAGAAGGCGAGAAATTTGTGACTTCTGGCCTGGACATGATTAATCAGTTCCCTGCTGTGGCGAAATACGGTTAG
- a CDS encoding CCE_0567 family metalloprotein — MEDLDTIKAKVKKLNQQATALKMDLHDLSEDLPTGWERIMEVAQKAYDAHAALIEARKALSAAGG, encoded by the coding sequence ATGGAAGACCTCGACACGATCAAAGCTAAGGTTAAAAAACTTAACCAGCAGGCGACTGCGCTGAAAATGGATTTGCACGACCTGTCGGAAGACTTGCCAACCGGGTGGGAGCGCATCATGGAAGTCGCGCAAAAGGCGTATGACGCCCATGCAGCGCTGATTGAAGCTCGTAAAGCGTTAAGTGCAGCTGGTGGCTGA
- the fdxB gene encoding ferredoxin III, nif-specific, whose product MASFSITLPSGEIWTPNFVAELNQEKCIGCGRCFKVCSRDVLQLVGINEDGEVIALASDEDDDDDEEYEKKVMTIAHQENCIGCEACSKICPKKCYTHSPLPAE is encoded by the coding sequence ATGGCCTCTTTTAGTATTACCTTGCCTAGTGGTGAGATTTGGACACCGAATTTTGTTGCTGAACTCAACCAGGAGAAATGTATAGGTTGCGGTCGTTGCTTCAAGGTTTGTTCGCGTGATGTGCTGCAACTGGTGGGCATTAACGAGGATGGTGAAGTGATAGCACTGGCGTCAGATGAAGACGACGATGATGACGAGGAATACGAAAAAAAGGTCATGACCATAGCCCATCAGGAAAACTGTATCGGCTGCGAGGCGTGTTCCAAGATTTGCCCGAAAAAATGTTATACCCACAGCCCGTTACCGGCTGAGTGA
- a CDS encoding nitrogen fixation protein NifQ, with amino-acid sequence MNTNIQAVSYDWLMAHARSPEDGMTMAFAGVIQSAGKGEIQPPNLGMGLSVNKFIELLDQYFPGASPEMCDVSDKAESADCLPFRMDEFQDLVELLLEHRSNDSEQTEWLAYAFASGCMGKDHLYADMGLPGRPAVSALLEFHFTALFLKNEGRKMKWKKFLYKQLCDRAEIKACPAPSCSVCDEYRNCFGTEDSAVKVQPDVVVTVA; translated from the coding sequence ATGAATACGAACATACAGGCAGTGAGTTATGACTGGTTGATGGCGCATGCCAGAAGTCCCGAAGATGGCATGACCATGGCGTTTGCCGGGGTGATACAGTCCGCAGGCAAGGGCGAGATTCAGCCCCCGAATCTTGGCATGGGCTTGTCGGTGAATAAATTTATCGAATTGCTGGATCAATATTTCCCCGGTGCAAGTCCTGAAATGTGTGATGTCAGCGATAAAGCTGAGAGTGCGGATTGTCTGCCTTTTCGTATGGATGAATTTCAGGATCTGGTGGAGCTGTTGCTGGAGCATCGTAGCAATGACAGTGAGCAAACTGAATGGCTAGCGTACGCTTTTGCCAGTGGCTGTATGGGTAAGGATCATCTATATGCAGATATGGGATTGCCGGGACGGCCAGCTGTATCTGCATTGCTGGAATTTCATTTTACTGCGCTGTTTCTGAAGAACGAGGGCAGGAAAATGAAATGGAAAAAATTCCTCTATAAACAATTATGTGATCGAGCTGAAATTAAGGCTTGCCCAGCGCCTAGTTGCAGTGTGTGCGACGAGTATCGTAATTGTTTTGGGACTGAGGATAGCGCTGTGAAGGTGCAGCCAGATGTTGTGGTTACAGTTGCTTAG
- a CDS encoding RrF2 family transcriptional regulator has translation MSRTSQYAIQALTFMAIQPFGTLVTVYDIASQLNVPAAYLAKIMQSLNKAKFLSTQRGRHGGIYLHAGAETVGLLEILAYTERGSLVHDCLLGLKTCSDETACPIHSTWQPIKQAIIDLLEECTLQRLAEDVRSGRYRLADLPQELIASRLSLGTV, from the coding sequence ATGTCCCGTACCAGTCAATATGCAATTCAGGCGCTGACCTTTATGGCGATACAGCCATTTGGGACTTTGGTGACTGTGTATGATATTGCGAGTCAGCTTAATGTGCCGGCGGCATATCTTGCAAAGATTATGCAGTCTTTGAACAAGGCGAAGTTTTTATCAACGCAACGCGGTCGTCATGGTGGAATTTACCTGCATGCAGGTGCAGAAACGGTGGGGTTGCTGGAGATACTTGCTTATACCGAGCGTGGCTCGCTAGTGCATGATTGTTTACTGGGGCTGAAAACTTGCAGTGATGAAACAGCTTGCCCGATACATAGTACATGGCAACCGATCAAGCAAGCTATTATAGATTTGCTGGAGGAATGTACTTTGCAGCGGTTGGCAGAGGATGTACGGAGTGGTCGTTATCGGCTGGCAGATTTGCCGCAGGAGTTAATTGCGTCAAGGTTGTCACTTGGGACAGTTTGA
- a CDS encoding TOBE domain-containing protein, whose translation MTELSSPVMRLIADEGGRQRGKGRIELLEKIGEVGSISGAAKALGLSYKAAWEAVEGMNNLSDEPLIIRVAGGKNGGGSVLTAFGLQALSAFRRLEGEYQQFLSALREREDFDKFFHLMRKMDMKTSARNEFLGRVKTVNKGSVNAEVILDIGGGNELVAIITQESVDNLELAVGKEAYALIKAPWVIIMAEDSNLKTSARNKLCGVVSRCQEGAINGEVVIALDAGKSVAAIITNESIKSMGLKEGVRACALIKASHIILAVMA comes from the coding sequence ATGACTGAATTAAGTAGTCCTGTAATGCGACTGATCGCTGATGAAGGCGGGCGGCAGCGTGGTAAGGGACGTATAGAATTGCTCGAGAAGATTGGTGAGGTGGGTTCAATCTCGGGCGCTGCCAAAGCGTTGGGGCTAAGTTATAAAGCAGCCTGGGAAGCGGTAGAGGGTATGAATAATTTGTCCGATGAACCTCTGATCATCAGGGTCGCTGGCGGTAAAAACGGCGGTGGCTCGGTACTGACTGCCTTTGGCTTGCAGGCTTTATCTGCCTTCAGGCGACTGGAGGGCGAGTATCAGCAGTTTCTAAGCGCTTTGCGAGAGCGTGAGGATTTTGACAAGTTTTTCCACCTAATGAGGAAAATGGATATGAAAACCAGTGCGCGTAATGAATTTCTGGGGCGGGTCAAGACTGTGAATAAGGGGTCGGTCAATGCAGAAGTCATACTCGACATCGGTGGTGGCAACGAATTGGTTGCCATCATTACGCAAGAGAGCGTGGACAATCTGGAACTGGCTGTCGGCAAGGAGGCTTATGCGCTGATCAAGGCACCGTGGGTGATTATCATGGCCGAAGACAGCAATCTTAAAACCAGCGCACGCAACAAATTATGTGGTGTGGTGAGTCGTTGCCAGGAAGGTGCTATTAACGGCGAAGTCGTGATCGCACTTGATGCCGGCAAGAGTGTGGCTGCCATCATTACCAACGAAAGCATCAAATCCATGGGGCTCAAGGAAGGCGTACGCGCCTGCGCCCTGATCAAGGCTTCGCACATTATTCTGGCTGTCATGGCCTGA
- the modA gene encoding molybdate ABC transporter substrate-binding protein has protein sequence MKRKLTGLFTLPLLLVGMGVSSVYADEVQVAVAANFTAPMKVIAADFEKDTGHKASLSFGATGKFYAQIKNGAPFDILLAADDETPAKLEKEDLGVAGSRFTYAIGKLVLWSAKPDFVDDKGEVLKKGSFEHIALGNPKLAPYGVAAVETMTKLGLMSTLEPKFVQGENIAQTFQFVSTGNAELGFVALSQVYENGKLKSGSGWIVPANMHNAIRQDAILLSKGKGNPAAEALLKFLKSDKAKAVIKAYGYDL, from the coding sequence ATGAAACGTAAATTAACTGGATTATTCACACTGCCTTTACTGCTAGTCGGTATGGGGGTCAGTAGCGTCTATGCAGATGAGGTGCAAGTGGCGGTTGCTGCGAATTTCACTGCACCGATGAAGGTGATAGCAGCAGACTTTGAGAAAGATACTGGTCACAAAGCGTCATTGTCCTTTGGCGCTACCGGCAAATTCTACGCACAGATCAAGAATGGCGCGCCGTTCGATATCCTGCTGGCTGCGGATGATGAAACCCCGGCTAAGTTGGAAAAAGAGGATCTCGGCGTTGCCGGCAGCCGTTTTACCTATGCCATAGGCAAACTGGTGTTGTGGTCGGCCAAGCCTGACTTTGTCGATGACAAGGGAGAAGTGCTGAAAAAAGGCAGCTTTGAACATATCGCGCTGGGCAATCCCAAGCTGGCACCTTACGGTGTTGCAGCAGTTGAAACCATGACTAAGTTAGGTCTGATGAGCACGTTGGAACCGAAATTCGTACAGGGCGAAAATATCGCCCAAACCTTCCAGTTTGTAAGCACGGGAAATGCCGAGCTGGGTTTTGTCGCACTGTCGCAGGTGTATGAGAACGGCAAGCTGAAAAGTGGTTCTGGCTGGATAGTGCCTGCCAATATGCATAATGCCATACGTCAGGATGCGATATTGCTGAGTAAGGGAAAAGGAAATCCTGCTGCCGAAGCGTTGCTTAAATTTCTCAAGTCTGACAAGGCTAAGGCAGTCATTAAGGCCTATGGTTACGATTTATAA
- the modB gene encoding molybdate ABC transporter permease subunit, translating into MESDFSAIWLTFRLATVTTLLLLLIGTPIAWWLARTRSWVKGPVGAIVALPIVLPPSVIGFYLLLVMGPNGPVGQFTQALGLGLLPFTFWGLVVGSVFYSMPFVVQPIQNAFEAIGERPLEVAATLRASPLDTFWSVVLPLARPGFLTATVLGFAHTVGEFGVVLMIGGNIPDKTRVVSVQIYDHVEALEYTEAHWLAAIMVAFSFLVLLLLYLFNPTGRRK; encoded by the coding sequence GTGGAATCTGATTTTAGTGCTATCTGGCTAACCTTCAGGCTGGCGACGGTAACTACGCTGTTGCTGCTACTGATAGGTACGCCTATCGCATGGTGGCTGGCGCGGACACGATCATGGGTGAAAGGTCCGGTAGGTGCGATAGTCGCCCTGCCTATCGTGCTGCCGCCATCGGTGATAGGTTTCTACTTGCTGTTGGTGATGGGTCCTAATGGGCCTGTTGGTCAATTCACTCAGGCGCTAGGTCTGGGCTTGCTGCCATTCACGTTCTGGGGATTGGTCGTTGGTTCCGTTTTTTACTCCATGCCATTCGTGGTGCAGCCGATACAAAATGCCTTTGAGGCCATAGGTGAACGCCCGCTGGAAGTGGCAGCGACGCTACGCGCATCGCCGCTTGATACTTTCTGGAGTGTGGTATTGCCGTTGGCCAGGCCAGGTTTCCTGACGGCGACCGTACTCGGTTTCGCCCATACCGTTGGGGAATTCGGTGTGGTGCTGATGATAGGCGGCAATATTCCAGATAAAACACGAGTGGTGTCGGTGCAGATATATGATCATGTCGAAGCGCTGGAATACACTGAAGCCCATTGGCTGGCAGCGATCATGGTGGCGTTCTCGTTCCTGGTATTGCTGCTGCTGTATCTGTTTAACCCCACGGGCAGGCGCAAATGA
- the modC gene encoding molybdenum ABC transporter ATP-binding protein yields the protein MTATISASVRARFRLDYPGFALDVDLDLPGKGVTALFGHSGSGKTTLLRAIAGLERVPGGYLAVNGNVWQDDARGVFLPTHLRPLGYVFQEASLFAHLNIRRNLEYGLKRVAEQHRKVSLAHAIELLGIGHLLERMPDALSGGERQRVGIARALAVSPQLLLMDEPLAALDLKLKGEILPYLERLHDELDIPVLYVSHSPDEVARLADHLVLMEKGKVLASGGLTESLARLDLPLSQHEDAGVVLAGTITACDTQWHLNCVSFAGGQLWVRDNGASLQQKLRLRILARDVSLTLTPHTDSSILNVVSATVIELGDDHHPALTLVRLDAGGTPLLARLTRRSAASLDLYPGRAVWAQIKSVALIQ from the coding sequence ATGACGGCTACTATTTCAGCATCTGTACGCGCGCGATTCCGGCTGGATTATCCGGGATTTGCACTCGACGTTGATCTTGATTTGCCGGGTAAGGGAGTAACTGCGTTGTTCGGACATTCTGGTTCCGGCAAAACCACATTGTTACGTGCAATTGCCGGGCTGGAACGCGTGCCGGGTGGCTATCTGGCAGTGAATGGCAACGTCTGGCAGGATGATGCACGCGGTGTTTTTCTGCCCACGCACTTGCGCCCACTGGGCTACGTGTTTCAGGAAGCCAGCCTGTTTGCACATCTGAATATCCGTCGTAATCTGGAATATGGCCTGAAACGCGTGGCCGAGCAGCACAGGAAAGTATCGCTGGCGCATGCGATAGAGTTGCTGGGTATCGGACATCTGCTGGAACGCATGCCTGACGCCTTGTCCGGTGGCGAACGTCAACGTGTCGGCATTGCCCGCGCACTGGCGGTGAGCCCGCAACTGTTGTTAATGGATGAGCCGCTGGCTGCACTGGATCTGAAACTCAAAGGCGAAATACTGCCTTATCTGGAAAGACTGCACGACGAGCTGGATATTCCCGTGCTCTATGTCAGCCATTCACCAGATGAAGTCGCGAGATTGGCAGATCATCTGGTTTTGATGGAAAAGGGAAAAGTACTTGCCAGCGGCGGATTGACAGAATCATTGGCAAGGCTTGATTTGCCATTAAGTCAGCATGAAGATGCGGGCGTAGTGCTCGCGGGCACAATTACGGCGTGTGATACGCAATGGCATTTGAATTGTGTGAGTTTCGCTGGCGGCCAGTTATGGGTACGTGACAACGGCGCATCATTGCAGCAGAAGTTGCGCCTGCGCATCCTGGCGCGAGATGTTAGCCTGACCCTGACGCCACATACTGACAGCAGCATATTAAATGTCGTATCTGCCACAGTGATCGAACTGGGTGATGACCACCATCCAGCGCTCACACTGGTACGGCTGGACGCAGGCGGCACGCCATTACTGGCACGCCTCACCCGGCGTTCAGCGGCGTCACTTGATCTGTATCCGGGCCGAGCGGTGTGGGCACAAATCAAGTCAGTGGCACTTATTCAATAG
- a CDS encoding type II toxin-antitoxin system HipA family toxin, whose translation MAKNNRDAFEVLLEANELGYSGSVGTLYRDKGRTALPPSFEYTADWIAQQPFMLDPRLALYAGEQHPVGDSFTFGIFLDSAPDRWGRVLMERREAIQAKKEGRDRRTLQEMDFLLGVNDHTRQGALRFRRPDGPFLDNSELPTPTVTDLNELASICNRLEEDGVEELPEYEKWLSLLIAPGSSLGGARPKANFEEADNSLWIAKFPAKNDIYDVGAWELVTHRLAEKAKICVPPSRATQLASKYHTFCVKRFDRTGTSRRMYASAMTLLEKKDGEFSSYLDMAEFISKHGASGSIQTDLTQLFRRVLFNVLVSNRDDHLRNHGFIRITDGWRLSDAFDMNPNLNKAHHALALDDTNPEPDIAIAMSTAEFYRLTNSEALDILKEVVDAISGWAQVAKSEGLSAAEIDRMKPAFQI comes from the coding sequence ATGGCGAAAAATAATCGGGACGCTTTCGAAGTTTTACTCGAAGCCAACGAACTTGGTTATTCTGGCTCGGTCGGCACACTTTATCGTGACAAGGGTCGCACTGCTCTGCCACCTTCTTTCGAATACACTGCAGACTGGATAGCCCAGCAACCGTTTATGCTGGATCCCAGACTTGCGTTATACGCCGGGGAGCAACACCCAGTCGGAGATTCATTTACCTTTGGGATATTTCTGGACTCGGCTCCTGATCGCTGGGGACGTGTACTCATGGAGCGACGCGAAGCTATCCAGGCAAAAAAAGAGGGGCGCGACCGCAGAACGCTTCAGGAAATGGATTTTCTGCTCGGGGTGAATGACCACACTCGTCAGGGTGCCCTGCGCTTTCGCCGCCCAGATGGTCCATTCCTGGACAACAGCGAGCTACCTACCCCAACGGTGACCGATCTTAACGAGCTAGCATCAATCTGTAACCGTTTGGAGGAAGATGGCGTTGAGGAACTTCCCGAGTATGAGAAATGGCTTTCCTTGCTGATTGCCCCCGGTTCATCGCTTGGCGGTGCTCGACCGAAAGCTAACTTCGAAGAGGCTGATAACAGCCTCTGGATCGCGAAATTTCCAGCAAAAAACGATATTTACGACGTTGGCGCTTGGGAACTCGTAACACATCGTCTAGCTGAAAAAGCCAAAATCTGTGTGCCTCCCTCGCGTGCGACCCAGCTCGCTTCCAAATATCACACCTTTTGTGTAAAGCGATTTGACCGAACAGGCACCTCTCGGCGTATGTATGCGTCAGCCATGACGCTGCTTGAGAAAAAAGACGGCGAATTTTCTAGCTATCTGGATATGGCCGAATTCATCAGCAAACATGGCGCAAGCGGTTCTATTCAAACTGACCTGACTCAGTTATTTCGGCGCGTTCTTTTTAACGTGCTAGTCAGCAATCGGGATGATCACCTGCGCAACCATGGATTTATCAGAATTACGGACGGATGGCGGCTTTCGGATGCATTCGACATGAATCCAAATCTGAACAAGGCACATCACGCACTCGCGCTGGATGATACCAACCCCGAGCCAGACATCGCGATAGCCATGTCCACTGCCGAGTTCTACCGTCTGACAAATAGCGAGGCACTAGACATCCTGAAGGAAGTCGTCGATGCCATATCTGGATGGGCACAAGTAGCCAAGAGCGAGGGATTATCCGCAGCTGAAATCGACCGAATGAAGCCGGCTTTCCAGATATAA
- a CDS encoding helix-turn-helix domain-containing protein, translating into MARTFHPPFPSITKQLTALGERLRDARLRRELTTVLFAERLGVSRDTLNRLEKGDPNIAIGTYMKALRILGLDQDIDQVAKDDVIGRKLQDRALPQRRNAKKSTDEQIRLKNTSAPYSKSSKERNQEAISQLLQGLRKENTDGEK; encoded by the coding sequence ATGGCTAGAACTTTTCACCCCCCATTTCCATCTATTACGAAGCAACTGACTGCCCTTGGCGAGCGGCTGCGTGATGCCCGGCTGCGCCGTGAATTGACGACCGTGCTTTTTGCCGAGCGGCTGGGTGTATCCCGCGATACGCTGAATCGTTTGGAAAAAGGGGATCCAAATATCGCCATTGGTACTTATATGAAAGCCTTGCGGATATTAGGCTTGGATCAAGATATCGATCAAGTGGCTAAGGACGATGTTATTGGCCGCAAACTGCAAGATCGAGCGTTGCCGCAGCGCAGGAATGCCAAAAAGAGCACTGACGAACAGATTCGTCTTAAAAACACGTCTGCACCATACAGCAAAAGCTCAAAAGAACGTAATCAGGAAGCTATTTCCCAATTACTGCAGGGGCTACGCAAAGAGAACACTGATGGCGAAAAATAA
- a CDS encoding response regulator translates to MNRIMLVDDEKNILNALRRVLVSGIEINGRTESVEVEIFDTPVEALRRAEIVAFDLVISDYRMPEMSGVEFLKAFRNFQPNAARMILSGYADLAGLMSAINEAEIFRFISKPWNDFDLKSAISQALAFRKLMMENQRLADTVRLQQGQLTKQELALRRLEEESPGITKVNWGADGSVIINEDDL, encoded by the coding sequence GTGAATCGTATTATGCTCGTGGATGATGAGAAAAATATATTAAATGCTTTGCGTCGCGTACTTGTGAGCGGTATTGAGATAAATGGTAGAACAGAAAGTGTGGAGGTTGAAATTTTTGATACTCCAGTAGAGGCGTTGCGAAGAGCTGAGATAGTAGCTTTTGATCTGGTGATTTCTGATTATCGAATGCCGGAGATGAGTGGAGTTGAGTTTTTAAAAGCGTTTAGAAACTTTCAGCCTAATGCTGCTCGTATGATATTGAGTGGATATGCGGATTTGGCTGGACTGATGAGTGCAATTAATGAAGCAGAAATATTTCGTTTTATTAGTAAGCCATGGAATGATTTTGATTTGAAATCTGCTATTTCGCAGGCATTGGCATTTAGAAAATTGATGATGGAGAACCAGCGTTTGGCAGACACGGTGCGTTTGCAACAGGGACAGCTAACCAAGCAGGAACTGGCGTTGCGTAGACTTGAGGAAGAAAGCCCAGGTATTACCAAAGTAAACTGGGGTGCTGATGGTTCGGTAATTATTAATGAAGATGATTTGTAA
- a CDS encoding HD domain-containing phosphohydrolase, protein MDDEANILSALKRLFRPFGYRIFTAESGAAGLEVMAHESVDLVVSDMRMPEMNGAQFLEKTRENWPDTVRILLTGYAEIGATIDAINKGRIYRYISKPWEDNDIILTVKQALDTKLLEREKNRLEALIRAQNEELKNLNATLEERVKARTEEVRQTMGFLEVSHDKLKKSFITSIRVFSNLIEMREGRMAGHSRRVADMARAIAQRMGMTDAEVQDIFLAALLHDVGKIGLSDRLIEKSFSSLTSEERTEVVKHPAKGEAALMALEQLHGAAKFIRGHHERFDGQGYPDKLAGLAIPLGARILAVANDYDSVQLGTILNKHLSQQEAIAYIQEGRSNRYDPAVVDAFLGKMAQIATDLPDPKPEMMLNSGQLQSGMKLSRDMMGGGNLLLSKDYVLDAQLIAQIKNFERLENQLFTIWIYAKKGG, encoded by the coding sequence GTGGATGATGAAGCAAATATACTTTCTGCATTAAAAAGACTATTTCGACCATTTGGATATCGTATATTTACCGCTGAAAGTGGGGCTGCAGGGTTGGAAGTTATGGCACATGAGTCAGTGGATCTAGTGGTTTCTGATATGCGTATGCCAGAGATGAATGGTGCCCAGTTTCTTGAGAAAACAAGAGAAAACTGGCCTGATACTGTTCGTATATTATTAACTGGTTATGCGGAAATTGGCGCGACAATAGATGCGATCAATAAAGGGCGTATTTATCGCTATATCTCAAAACCATGGGAGGATAACGATATTATCCTGACGGTCAAGCAGGCGCTGGATACTAAGTTGTTGGAACGTGAAAAAAATCGCTTGGAAGCTTTGATCCGGGCACAGAATGAAGAATTAAAAAACCTGAATGCCACATTGGAAGAGCGAGTAAAAGCACGTACTGAAGAAGTTCGTCAGACAATGGGCTTTCTGGAAGTGTCACATGACAAGCTTAAAAAGAGCTTTATTACCTCCATTCGTGTGTTTTCAAATCTGATAGAAATGCGCGAAGGTCGAATGGCTGGGCATTCACGTCGTGTTGCGGACATGGCTAGGGCAATAGCACAGCGCATGGGTATGACGGATGCGGAAGTTCAGGATATCTTTCTGGCTGCATTGTTGCATGATGTGGGTAAAATTGGTTTGTCGGATCGGTTGATTGAAAAGTCATTTTCTAGTTTGACTAGTGAAGAGCGTACTGAGGTGGTTAAACATCCTGCAAAAGGTGAGGCTGCTTTGATGGCGCTTGAGCAACTACATGGTGCGGCAAAATTTATACGTGGACATCATGAACGATTTGATGGGCAAGGTTATCCAGATAAATTGGCAGGCTTGGCCATACCATTGGGTGCACGTATTCTGGCGGTTGCAAATGATTACGACTCAGTGCAACTTGGTACAATTTTAAATAAACATTTAAGTCAACAAGAAGCCATAGCCTATATTCAGGAAGGTCGAAGTAATCGGTATGATCCAGCTGTGGTTGATGCATTTTTGGGTAAGATGGCACAGATTGCAACTGATTTGCCTGATCCTAAACCTGAAATGATGTTGAATTCTGGGCAGCTTCAATCTGGTATGAAATTATCGAGGGACATGATGGGTGGTGGAAATTTATTGTTATCCAAAGACTATGTGCTGGATGCGCAGTTAATTGCTCAAATCAAGAACTTTGAGCGACTAGAAAATCAATTATTCACTATTTGGATTTACGCTAAAAAAGGGGGTTGA